The stretch of DNA TTTGAATTGCTGAATTAGTTGGATTCAGTGTTATCAAAACTGAACCGAACCGACCGATTCGATCAAAAAACCGGTGAACTGGATCCTATACCGATCCGGTCTGATATTAGATCGTGTAAAGAAAAAAACCGGAATGAACTAGTCAAACTCAGAATGAACCGTTGAAAATCGGTCAAATCCAGTAAAAACCAGTCTGACCAAACCGCTTGGtattgaaaatttaatcaaaattccAAAGGAAGGTTCGGACCATCCCCCTCATAAATGGAAGCACTTTGCACAACCACTAGAGTGTTGTTGTGTTTATTATTATACAtgcaaatttaaatatatataaatatctttCATGAGtttcattaaataatttatttttaatttaaaaataatagttattttaatataaaaacaaaataaaaatatttatgatagaataaaaataataaaatatttattgttcttgttctatattattttaaaataacttgaaattcttaaaaatgttagtaaaaatatgtattttaaattttaaattattttttatttttatttacataagaCCGAATCAACTGGTTCAACTAGTGATTTACCGGTTGAACCAATAACCCAATGATCTAATAGCTTGACTGGTTTGATCATCGGTTCAGCTCTGACAACTATgattggattggatttgaaTCAGTTCTAAATTGCTGAATTTCTGCATTGCtgaattttttctaaatttctgaATTGCTGAATTATTCTTTGGatataattcataaattattagtcttgtattttaaattaagatacTATTATAGTAATACTGACTAATTAAGACTTGATTGTTGTTAGATTAAGATACTATTGAGATTGactaattcaaattttaatattaaattttttattttttatttatattggaTCAAATTACCGGTTCAACCAGTAAATCAGTTAAACCAATAACCTAATCGATTCGATCGCCAGTTAAGTTAAGTGGAACCCGAGTTCTCCCAACCTCCAGTTCCCTACTTTCCTTCACCACACCACTCAGCCAGTCACCTGCTACCCTCTCTGCATGTCCTTCTTCTCCGCCGCGACCTCCTTTCTCTTTGCTTACACCGGCTCCTGCTCTCCTCCAGTCTGCTCTGCCGCTCTGCCTCTGCCGTTTTTTTGGCTACTTAtgtttacatttttattattgaccaatgtgttattaacttattattatttaagtGCTAATGTTGCTGCTGCTATCAATATGGTGCCACTGCTGTTGTTGCTGATTGTTTATCAATTTGATTAAATTGTTGATAACATAGATGACCCATTGTTGCCCGAATTAGGTTTGCTTTTTTAATTTTCGTGCAAGGCATGTTGAATTTTATTGCTTGCGattcataatataattttatgttagctttattatttgtttttatatttggTAATTGAAATTTctatttggatttattttatgcAATTAagattgtttaattttaattataatttagttATTCTGATTATATCATTGATTAAATGGTTGGATCGATGGGTACCGATAATTTGAACGGTTCGTTTCGGTTCAATTNNNNNNNNNNNNNNNNNNNNNNNNNNNNNNNNNNNNNNNNNNNNNNNNNNNNNNNNNNNNNNNNNNNNNNNNNNNNNNNNNNNNNNNNACTAATTATTATGGGTCTAATTGAATGTGTTTGCTGCGTTAACAGACTGGTGAAGAGGAGTGTTTCAAATTTCTTTGCGTTGAAAATTCCAAGCAAGTCCCTTTGTACCGGGGTTGTTAAAGTTCCTGGTTCCAATGTTGCTGAAATTCTCAATGTAagtggataataataataataataactcttGGTTTATATCCCAtctatgattatgaatatttactttatttgttgttattctttgtttttatattttcccAATTGATGTGGTTTGAAAATTTGTAGGAGAATGAGAAGAAGGAGAACACCACAAGCAATAGTATTCAACAATATGATATTGCTATTGTAGGAGGAGGCATGGTTGGCATGGCTTTGGCATCTTTCTTGGGTAGGTAATACACTAATACTCCTCTTCCTCcgcattttcttttctcttttctttgatttttgataaaaaaagggCTGTGGTTGAAGAAGCtggaaaaaataattgataGATATTGAATCGACCATGTGCCGCTATCAAGTggcttaaaaattttagaaaaaatagttTATGGTCTTCGTTCTTCTAAAATAGAAGTTAAGGGGATGCGTTAGATGTAAAACATTCATGTGTGTCTTCCCAATAGCTTAAAGCTTTGGGAGAGATGATTCATGACAATAGACCAGGATATAATTGAAGGCAAATAGTTATACTTTTAATTTGGCTAATTATTCTCCTAATTGTGTTGTTCTTCCAGCAAGTATGCCAATGACTAAGCAGTTGAGTGTTGCAATTATTGATAGCAATCCTGCTCTCAGTGGTAGCATGAGCATTAAGAAGGAAGATCCCCCTGATCCAAGAGTCAGTACAGTAACTCCAGCAACTATATCTTTTATGAAAGGTATCCAGCTTTTACGTTTGTTTTTCACTACTACCGTGGTATGCTATCAATTTCAAATgatcaattttcttttatggATATAAAAtgcccaaaaaataaaaaagagaaaatgggaGAAGTACAAATATTAAAGAGGGAATAAGAAGTATAGAAAAGAGCAAAACAggggaaaaaaaaattcaagattACGGAATGGATGCTAAGCTATTTGTACGTGCTTGAAATTGCATCTCCCTTGGAACTGCCATGAGTAGAACAGACAAAAGTGGTCAACCATTCTCTTATTCCTGGTTTATGTGAAAATAGGCACCATTGCTTTTTAAAAATTCAGCCAATAACTGCTAACAGAATAGAATCACTCCCAGGACTCTAATACCATGTTTTGTTTCCTATTTGGAAACTTTTAAACTATGATTTGAACAGAAGTTTGTCTACACCATTGTTTGAGATAAAACAGAGATTCAAACATACTGTAAACTTGTTTCCTAAAGTCAATTTGACACCTAAAAGTTTATTTTCAAGAATGTTACAAAAAGTTGGAAACATATTGTTTATGTAGATAATGACTCTTATTAGTTGATCTATTTTCCCAGATGCTGGTGCTTGGAAATATGTTGAGCAAAATAGACATGCATATTTTGACAAAATGCAGGTATTCCCAGATGCTGGTGCTTGGAATTTGTGCACTTATATATCAGTTGTCCTTTGATAGTTTGTTCATTTTTCCAAGCTCCTAGTTTCACTTGCCAAGTTCTTTTTTTGTTGCTAAACTCAAGGCATTATAACCATAAGgatgttatttttgtttgaattgtTCAAAATTTCATAGATTATTTTGTATCCTTTGGCAGGTCTGGGATTATACTGGGCTGGGGTATGCTAGATACAATGCAAGAGACGTAAATAAAGACTTTCTTGGGTAAAAGTGTGAACATATGTGACATTGAAGAGAGCCTCTTTTTGAGAACAGCTATCATATTACTAATACCTTAAACTTGATCATTCAGGTGTGTAGCAGAGAATAAAGTTCTCCATAGTGCCTTATTGTCATGCATACAGGTAGAGTAtcagaatattttattttatttcattttgtgaTCTATAGTATAATTTCTGCATTTTAACTGCATGAACTGTGTTTTCTGTTGGAAGTTCTTTACATTGTTCATAGTTGGAAGCTGTTAGGAGGATTTTTAATCCTCCTCTTCTTTAATCTTCTTCTCTCCTTAGATGTTATAAATTATCCAAGTTGCTAGTGTCTTAACACTGGTATAAAAGTGAAGAGAGGTTTTGTATGATATCCTTGGATGCTCAGAAATTTCTTGTAACTCTAAGTCATCAATTTACGTGTAGGTTTCAGATCCATCACAACTAAATCACTAAATCTAGCTAGCTATGTTTTTTCTGCTTCCAAGGTTCTTCTGTCAAGATTATTCCTTATGTCAGTAGAAAACTTTGTTATTCTAAGGCATGATACTTAATTGTATTGCAAACTACTAATTTTTGGCAGGATTCTGATTTCAAGAGAACAATATATCCATTGAGGTTAAATTCAATGACTTTGAACCGAAGCAGCATGTCTGTAGTGGAGGAGAATATGAGCAGCAGAGAATCATCATCTGCTCAAGGTCAATGTGCAAGGCTGCAACTTAGTGATGGCAATAGCATATATGCAAAGTTGGTGGTAATTAAACTtttgattatgaattttgttataATTGCATTGTGATAAATAGTTGGCAAAACAATGGTAATTTACATTCTGGTAACCAGTTAGAAGCTATCTGATTATTGCAATTTTATATGCAACAATTGATATCTGATTAAACATGATTGTCTTGAAGGTTGGGGCCGACGGAGGAAAATCACGTGTTAGAGAATTGGCAGGATTCAAAACAACTGGATGGAACTATTCTCAGAATGCAATCATCTGCACAGTAGAGCATCCTTCTGAAAATCGATGTGCATGGCAGCGGTTTCTACCTACAGGACCAATTGCACTTTTACCCATCGGTGATAAGTTCAGCAATATTGTTTGGACCATGAGCCCAACAGAATCAAACCAGCGCAAATCAATTGCTGAGGAAGAATTTTTGAAGGATGTGAATTCCGCTTTAGATTATGGATATGGACCTCATCCTACTTCAAGCTTATCTGGAACACGAGATCTGTTCTCTTGGTTTCAAATGGATACAACAGTATCAGCCAATGAATCCTTTGAAGTTCCACCGAAAATAACTAAGTTAGTCTCTGAAAGGATGGTGTTTCCTTTGTCTTTACGCCATGCCAACTCCTATGCTTCGAAACGTGTTGTTCTTATTGGAGATGCAGCCCACACTGTCCATCCTCTTGCTGGTCAAGGAGTCAATTTGGGTTTTGGAGATGCATATTCTCTTTCAAGAATTATTGCAGAGGGCATTGCATTAGGCACTGACATCGGAGAGGTATTTATTGTTTACAATGAGCTTATCAATACATATATCTGAAGTTAGATACTTACATGTTCTATTTGTCGTTCTTTGTGAACTCAAAGCATCCCTTGTGTATGTATGTTCTGATTTAATTTGAAAGAGTTTGAAGGTTGGAGGATGAGGTATCTTCCTAAAGTAGTGTCACTGGAGAGATCAAGGATCAAGGATGCATTTGCTCTGCATTTTCATATTCTGTGttcattttcaatatttttttttgtttttctggattttgtgaaggaaaaagagaagagtGAAAACAACAGATCCTATTTTCTGTTTTCACTTGCTGTTTTCttcacaaaattataaaaacggAAAACACTGgaaatcaaaatagaaaatgaaaacgCAAACCAAACGCCCCTtactatataaattttgaagttGGGATTGCTTTCTAGCGCCTTTACACCCTTGTGTGGACTTTGCCAGGGATATGGAAGGGAATGACATGTAACTAGTatgattctttcttctttgtgcATGCTTGCTGTGCAGGTGAACTTGCTAAAGAAGTATGAAGCGGAGAGGAAACCAGCAAATATTTCCATGATGGCAATCCTTGAAAGCTTCCAGAAAGCTTACTCTGTTGATTTCGGACCTTTTAATATACTTCGAGCTGCGGCCTTCCATGGCGCAAACTATATACCACCGCTGAAAAGAACTATAATTTCTTATGCTTCCGGAGAGCAGAACTTCCCCGTTTTCTTGTAATGTTGTTGTTTAGGCCAAGTCATTTACTGGCTTCAACTGGCACATGAAAATCTTGCTTGTTTGTTTTACTGATACTGGCATCAAAATAAGTTTTACATGAAGGTTTTAAAACactagctttttgctttttttgctattttttcttgtttccCTTAAATGGGGCTTGTGTATGAGACATGAGTCAATGGTCATGTTAAATTGTTCTGTGCTGATCCTTCACTGAAATTGTGGCCGTTGTGTGTAAATAGCACCAAAACTTGTTTGCATGATGGAAGTTTTGATGTAATAAGTAGATAGAGAATGTTACTTTGATGATAAATTCAAAGCGTTCTGAAAATTTTGGCCTATGATTATGGACttcattatgttttttttttttttaatgaggaTATGAGGTATGTTAAAACgattttgattaattgaattattttgtaCTGATATTAAAAACCTAATCTCTTGCTGATGtattaatttcatgttttttttatgTGTTGATGAAAGTGTTTTTAATGTAATTCTATCGAATTTAGATCCTTTAAAgtgaaaaaatgataaattagtAATGTAAGGGTTAATCATtattgattttgtaatttttatgaaatatatgttatattatcttaatttaaaagtGATTAGCTATttactttaatattttattaatttttaaaaaaatgtaatccAATTCTATCGGTACAAAGAAAAGGAATTATATTAGAAAAAGTCAAACTTGTTTGTGAAATTTTATCCAAAGTATACACGAATTTTATTgtacatattattattatgggtAGATATATTTAAGTGAATGACCACGGAATTGAATGATAagatatgtttaaaaaaatatatacgaATAAAAAATCATCACTCTTAAAGATGAATTAGGACGTATaataataagaaacaaaaaatgtcGACACAAAGTAAACTATGTTCATATAACATTTATTTAAGTAAACATGATTAATTTACAGCTGTGTGAACGTCAATTTCAAAGGCATGTTATAGAGTAAAAGCTACAGGAAAAGATAAcgtattttcttcttttgattAAAAACTTAAATGCTTTAATTTAAACAAGTATAAAATAAGTATGGAAAGAGGGGCATGAAAAGTGTTGATGAAATTGATGACTAGGTATGTTTAGTTTAGTAGTATTACTATTGAAAAGGGTCcacaaaattacaaataattaaatcatgGGTTGGGAATAATTGATCTCCAACTTTCATGGGGAAACTCACCTACGTTAAGTAGTGATGAGTCTTGTGAATGAAGgacttcatttattttataaaagccATTACAATCAGAGCTTACTCATCTATTCTTGTTTTCTATCTCCGAAAAGAAACAAGAGGCTCTCCAACAAAATGGTCTAAAAATTCAGCATATCTTTTAGGATATGGTGGCCAATACTTGCATCATAATATATGTAGAGACCACTTCGataaacacactaaaaat from Arachis duranensis cultivar V14167 chromosome 4, aradu.V14167.gnm2.J7QH, whole genome shotgun sequence encodes:
- the LOC107485197 gene encoding uncharacterized protein LOC107485197 (The sequence of the model RefSeq protein was modified relative to this genomic sequence to represent the inferred CDS: added 8 bases not found in genome assembly); its protein translation is MNRLVKRSVSNFFALKIPSKSLCTGVVKVPGSNVAEILNENEKKENTTSNSIQQYDIAIVGGGMVGMALASFLASMPMTKQLSVAIIDSNPALSGSMSIKKEDPPDPRVSTVTPATISFMKDAGAWKYVEQNRHAYFDKMQVWDYTGLGYARYNARDVNKDFLGCVAENKVLHSALLSCIQDSDFKRTIYPLRLNSMTLNRSSMSVVEENMSSRESSSAQGQCARLQLSDGNSIYAKLVVGADGGKSRVRELAGFKTTGWNYSQNAIICTVEHPSENRCAWQRFLPTGPIALLPIGDKFSNIVWTMSPTESNQRKSIAEEEFLKDVNSALDYGYGPHPTSSLSGTRDLFSWFQMDTTVSANESFEVPPKITKLVSERMVFPLSLRHANSYASKRVVLIGDAAHTVHPLAGQGVNLGFGDAYSLSRIIAEGIALGTDIGEVNLLKKYEAERKPANISMMAILESFQKAYSVDFGPFNILRAAAFHGANYIPPLKRTIISYASGEQNFPVFL